One stretch of Indicator indicator isolate 239-I01 chromosome 36, UM_Iind_1.1, whole genome shotgun sequence DNA includes these proteins:
- the LOC128978343 gene encoding thaicobrin-like: protein MERGETEMLGSEEEQRGGRAEVILDPDTANPFLVLAGDGRAVGRGASWCQLPDCPQRFDTEPCVLGCSAFSTGTHCWQVEVAEAGEWWAVGVAQDSVRRKGVLRFAPQEGIWAVGQWFGQYFAFTDPDWTPLSLACLPRAIQVCLDFTTGQVVFADAENQAQIFAFCLASCPGAILHPWLWVGMDSWLRLCP, encoded by the exons ATGgaaagaggagagactgagatgctgggcagtgaggaggagcagaggggtggAAGAG CTGAGGTGATCCTGGACCCAGACACGGCCAACCCCTTTCTGGTGCTGGCAGGGGATGGGAGGGCCGTGGGGCGTGGTGCCAGCTGGTGCCAGCTGCCCGACTGCCCCCAGCGCTTCGACACGGAGCCCTGCGtgctgggctgctcagcctTCAGCACAGGCACTCACTGCTGGCAGGTGGAGGTGGCAGAGGCAGGTGAGTGGTGGGCTGTGGGAGTGGCCCAGGACTCCGTCAGGAGGAAAGGGGTCCTCAGGTTTGCCCCCCAGGAGGGCATCTGGGCCGTGGGGCAGTGGTTTGGGCAGTACTTTGCTTTCACCGACCCTGACTGGACCCCCCTGAGCCTTGCCTGCCTCCCCAGGGCCATCCaggtctgcctggacttcaccACAGGGCAGGTGGTGTTTGCTGATGCTGAGAACCAAGCCCAGATCTTTGCTTTCTGCCTGGCCTCGTGTCCTGGAGCCATTCTCCACCCCTGGCTCTGGGTGGGGATGGACTCCTGGCTCAGGCTGTGTCCCTGA